A region of Micromonospora chokoriensis DNA encodes the following proteins:
- a CDS encoding expansin EXLX1 family cellulose-binding protein yields the protein MTAPGTEPVNDTPASTPRISRRVRHWLVGAGLTALAATLGITLAVRGGATPACAAPPSGNTVHKGTASFYDAGRSGGNCSFPGPPADRLYVALGSAQYSKGAACGSYLDVTGPKGTVRVMVMDQCGGCGPTKIDLSTEAFTRIADRSQGIASVTYRAALDPPLDGGLTFRIKGGASQWWFAVQVGNHGNPLRSVEAKGTGGGFRKAARQTDNYWTIEGGLGPGPYTITVTDVYGHRATATGIRMVTKQVQRSTVSLVSPATPSSSPSPSPPASPSAPSSPNPALPSPAPTATVEALAGSAPLGGPRC from the coding sequence GTGACGGCACCAGGCACGGAACCCGTAAACGACACCCCGGCCAGCACACCCCGGATCAGTCGACGGGTCCGGCACTGGTTGGTCGGCGCCGGCCTCACCGCCCTGGCCGCCACCCTCGGCATCACCCTCGCCGTACGCGGCGGCGCCACCCCGGCCTGCGCCGCGCCCCCGTCGGGAAACACCGTCCACAAGGGAACTGCCAGCTTCTACGACGCGGGCCGCTCCGGCGGCAACTGTTCGTTCCCCGGCCCTCCGGCGGATCGGCTCTACGTGGCGCTTGGCTCGGCGCAGTATTCCAAGGGAGCGGCCTGCGGCAGCTACCTGGACGTGACGGGCCCGAAGGGCACGGTCCGGGTCATGGTCATGGACCAGTGCGGCGGCTGCGGACCGACGAAGATCGACCTCTCCACCGAGGCGTTCACCCGCATCGCCGACCGTTCGCAGGGCATCGCGTCCGTGACGTACCGGGCGGCACTCGACCCGCCGCTCGACGGAGGCCTCACCTTTCGGATCAAGGGCGGCGCCTCGCAGTGGTGGTTCGCCGTACAGGTCGGCAACCACGGCAACCCGCTGCGCTCGGTCGAGGCGAAGGGGACCGGCGGCGGCTTCCGCAAGGCGGCCCGTCAGACCGACAACTACTGGACCATCGAGGGCGGGCTCGGCCCCGGGCCGTACACCATCACCGTCACCGACGTGTACGGGCACCGGGCGACCGCCACCGGCATCCGGATGGTCACCAAGCAGGTGCAGCGCAGCACGGTGTCCCTCGTCAGCCCCGCCACGCCGAGCAGTTCACCCTCGCCGTCTCCCCCGGCCTCGCCCTCGGCCCCGTCCTCACCGAACCCTGCCCTGCCCTCGCCCGCGCCGACGGCGACCGTCGAAGCGCTCGCCGGGTCCGCCCCGCTCGGCGGCCCGCGCTGCTGA
- a CDS encoding TetR/AcrR family transcriptional regulator, protein MTPNTARRNETSRRAILTAAFDLLQEVGYAKVSIEGIATRAGVGKQTIYRWWPSKGAVIFDAFLLLSEGAEGEPPTLPDTGDLAADLRLVLRATVEEMNDPRYEQPMRALATEITLDPELAAAYAQRLDGPLREAKRRRLRSAQQAGQLADDVDLDVAVDLIWGPVLNRWLYRSGPLTTAYADRVVTTALDGLRPRRPGE, encoded by the coding sequence ATGACGCCCAACACGGCCCGCCGCAACGAGACGTCGCGGCGCGCCATCCTCACCGCGGCCTTCGACCTGCTCCAAGAGGTCGGGTACGCCAAGGTCAGCATCGAGGGCATCGCCACCCGTGCCGGCGTCGGCAAACAGACCATCTACCGCTGGTGGCCGTCCAAGGGCGCTGTCATCTTCGACGCCTTCCTCCTGCTCAGCGAGGGCGCCGAGGGCGAGCCGCCGACGCTGCCGGACACCGGCGACCTGGCCGCGGACCTGCGCCTGGTGCTCCGCGCCACCGTCGAGGAGATGAACGATCCACGGTACGAGCAACCGATGCGCGCGCTCGCCACCGAGATCACGCTCGACCCCGAGCTGGCAGCCGCGTACGCCCAACGGTTGGACGGGCCGCTGCGGGAGGCCAAACGGCGACGTCTGCGCAGCGCCCAGCAGGCCGGGCAACTCGCCGACGACGTCGACCTCGACGTGGCAGTGGACCTGATCTGGGGGCCGGTGCTCAACCGGTGGCTCTACCGCAGCGGTCCGCTCACCACCGCGTACGCCGACCGCGTCGTCACCACCGCCCTCGACGGGCTGCGACCCCGTAGACCCGGCGAGTGA
- a CDS encoding SDR family NAD(P)-dependent oxidoreductase — protein MRTWFITGASRGLGRAFATAALDRGDQVVAASRSIAQSDFDERHADRLLALPLDVTDRAAVVAAVDTAVAHFGRLDIVVNNAGTMSMGMVEEFTEAEARDQFEVNFFGALWVGQAVLPHLRAQRSGHIVQVSSIAALGGFPSTGLYSASKFALEGMSEALAMEAAAFDITVSIVQPGGYWTDLYTSIAATTPLEAYAPLRAELERQWAEGSIDSEPRLAAEALLRLVDSDDPPLRLLLGSMVYDLAFDISRRRMDTWAGWEQVSRAAEQAVAAP, from the coding sequence ATGCGTACCTGGTTCATCACCGGCGCCAGTCGGGGTCTGGGCCGTGCCTTCGCGACCGCCGCGCTCGACCGGGGCGACCAGGTGGTCGCCGCGTCCCGCAGCATCGCCCAGAGCGACTTCGACGAGCGGCACGCCGACCGACTGTTGGCCCTGCCGCTCGACGTGACCGACCGGGCGGCGGTCGTCGCCGCCGTGGACACCGCCGTCGCGCACTTCGGGCGGCTCGACATCGTCGTCAACAACGCCGGCACCATGTCCATGGGCATGGTGGAGGAGTTCACCGAGGCCGAGGCGCGCGACCAGTTCGAGGTGAACTTCTTCGGCGCGCTCTGGGTCGGTCAGGCCGTGCTGCCGCACCTGCGGGCCCAGCGGTCCGGCCACATCGTGCAGGTGTCCAGCATCGCCGCGCTGGGCGGTTTCCCGAGCACCGGCCTGTACAGCGCGAGCAAGTTCGCCCTGGAGGGCATGAGCGAGGCCCTGGCCATGGAGGCGGCGGCCTTCGACATCACGGTCAGCATCGTGCAGCCGGGCGGATACTGGACCGACCTCTACACCAGCATCGCCGCCACCACCCCGTTGGAGGCGTACGCGCCGCTGCGCGCCGAACTGGAACGACAGTGGGCGGAAGGGTCGATCGACAGCGAACCCCGGCTGGCCGCCGAGGCGTTGCTCCGACTCGTCGACAGCGACGACCCGCCGCTGCGACTCCTGCTCGGGAGCATGGTGTACGACCTGGCATTCGACATCTCCCGCCGACGGATGGACACCTGGGCGGGCTGGGAGCAGGTCAGTCGAGCCGCCGAGCAGGCGGTCGCAGCCCCCTGA